One region of Oryza glaberrima chromosome 7, OglaRS2, whole genome shotgun sequence genomic DNA includes:
- the LOC127780603 gene encoding uncharacterized protein LOC127780603 isoform X2 — MGEMNWVSRKIHLYNVTMGLYMLDWWERCLFNIMVLILLWFICFNGSRFASDVFESHLKARIMPGGNYGMGVGMPST, encoded by the exons atgggggagaTGAACTGGGTGAGCAGGAAGATCCACCTCTACAACGTCACCATGGGTCTCTACATGCTCGATTGGTGGGAGCGCTGCCTCTTCA ACATAATGGTGCTGATTCTGCTCTGGTTCATCTGCTTCAATGGCTCTCGCTTTGCCAGTGACGTCTTCGAGAG TCATCTGAAGGCTCGGATTATGCCCGGTGGAAACTATGGCATGGGTGTAGGCATGCCATCAACCTAA
- the LOC127780603 gene encoding uncharacterized protein LOC127780603 isoform X1 has translation MGEMNWVSRKIHLYNVTMGLYMLDWWERCLFNIMVLILLWFICFNGSRFASDVFESHLKARIMPGGNYGMGVGMPST, from the exons ATGGGGGAGATGAACTGGGTGAGCAGGAAGATCCATCTCTACAACGTCACCATGGGCCTCTACATGCTCGATTGGTGGGAGCGCTGCCTCTTCA ACATAATGGTGCTGATTCTGCTCTGGTTCATCTGCTTCAATGGCTCTCGCTTTGCCAGTGACGTCTTCGAGAG TCATCTGAAGGCTCGGATTATGCCCGGTGGAAACTATGGCATGGGTGTAGGCATGCCATCAACCTAA
- the LOC127780602 gene encoding hexokinase-1, with product MAAAAVAADQKVVTMTSLREGCACAAPPAAAAPPMPKMAAAQRVVAELREACATPAARLAEVAAAMAGEMEAGLAVEGGSSEMKMIVSYVDTLPTGGVEGSFYALDLGGTNFRVLRVRLAGGGVAERVAREVPIPPGLMSGGGATSECLFGFIASALAEFVGEEEEEGGLDGGERELGFTFSFPVHQTSIASGTLIRWTKAFAVDDAIGEDVVAALQAAMSERGLDMRVSALINDTVGTLAAGSYYDEDVVAAVILGTGTNAAYVEDATAIAKLHPSQLPASNTMVINTEWGSFASPCLPLTEFDEALDQESLNPGEQTYEKLISGMYLGEIVRRVLLKISSRCPSLLGGAGELATPFVLRTPDVSAMHHDETPDLSIVGEKLERTLGIRGTSPEARRMVVEVCDIVATRAARLAAAGIVGILKKIGRVDGGEGRRRRSVVAVDGGLFEHYGKFRRCMESAVRELLGEAAAERVVVKLASDGSGLGAALVAAAHSQRA from the coding sequence atggcggcggcggcggtggcggcagatcAGAAGGTGGTGACGATGACGAGCCTCCGGGAGGGCTGCGCTTGCGCGGCGCCTCCTGCTGCAGCTGCGCCGCCGATGccgaagatggcggcggcgcagagggtGGTGGCGGAGCTGAGAGAGGCgtgcgcgacgccggcggcgaggctggcggAGGTGGCCGCGGCGATGGCCGGCGAGATGGAGGCCGGGCTGGCGGTGGAGGGCGGAAGCAGCGAGATGAAGATGATCGTGTCATACGTCGACAccctccccaccggcggcgtggagggGTCGTTCTACGCGCTCGACCTCGGCGGCACCAACTTCCGCGTCCTCCGCGTGcggcttgccggcggcggcgtcgccgagcGCGTGGCGAGGGAGGTCCCGATCCCTCCCGGCCTcatgtccggcggcggcgccacctcggAGTGCCTCTTCGGCTTCATCGCCTCCGCGCTAGCCGAGttcgtcggcgaggaggaagaagaaggcggcctcgacggcggcgagagggagcTTGGGTTCACCTTCTCCTTCCCAGTGCACCAAACCTCCATCGCGTCGGGGACGCTCATCCGGTGGACGAAGGcgttcgccgtcgacgacgcgaTCGGCGAGGACGTCGTGGCGGCGCTGCAGGCGGCCATGTCGGAGCGGGGGCTCGACATGCGCGTGTCGGCGCTCATCAACGACACCGTCGGGACGCTCGCCGCGGGCAGCTACTACGACGAGGACGTCGTGGCCGCCGTCATCCTCGGCACCGGCACGAACGCCGCCTACGTCGAggacgccaccgccatcgccaagCTACACCCATCGCAGCTTCCAGCATCGAACACCATGGTGATCAACACCGAGTGGGGCAGCTTCGCCTCGCCGTGCCTCCCATTGACGGAGTTCGACGAAGCACTCGATCAGGAGAGCCTCAACCCCGGCGAGCAGACCTACGAGAAGCTCATCTCCGGGATGTACCTCGGCGAGATCGTCAGGAGGGTCCTCCTCAAGATCTCCTCCCGGTgcccctccctcctcggcggcgccggcgagctcgcgacGCCGTTCGTCCTCAGGACACCCGACGTGTCCGCGATGCACCACGACGAGACGCCCGACCTGAGCATCGTCGGCGAGAAGCTGGAACGCACGCTGGGCATCCGCGGCACGTCGCcggaggcgaggaggatggTCGTCGAGGTGTGCGACATCGTCGCCACGAGGGCCGCCCGGCTGGCCGCTGCGGGGATCGTCGGGATCCTGAAGAAGATCGGGagggtcgacggcggcgaggggcggaggaggaggtcggtggTCGCCGTGGACGGCGGGCTGTTCGAGCACTACGGCAAGTTCCGGCGGTGCATGGAGAGCGCGGTGAGGGAGCTGctcggagaggcggcggcggagagggtggTCGTCAAGCTCGCCAGCGACGGCTCCGGGCTCGGCGCCGCCCTGGTTGCAGCTGCTCACTCGCAGAGAGCATAA
- the LOC127780603 gene encoding uncharacterized protein LOC127780603 isoform X3, which translates to MGEMNWVSRKIHLYNVTMGLYMLDWWERCLFNMMVLILLWFVCFNGSRFASDVFDSHLKARIIPGGNYGLGIEK; encoded by the exons atgggggagaTGAACTGGGTGAGCAGGAAGATCCACCTCTACAACGTCACCATGGGTCTCTACATGCTCGATTGGTGGGAGCGCTGCCTCTTCA ACATGATGGTACTGATTCTGCTTTGGTTCGTCTGCTTCAATGGCTCTCGCTTTGCCAGCGACGTCTTCGACAG CCATCTAAAGGCTCGGATTATACCTGGTGGAAActatggcttgggcattgagAAGTAA